One segment of Kitasatospora viridis DNA contains the following:
- a CDS encoding SigE family RNA polymerase sigma factor, with translation MDRTTTSTAPLEPLEFRAFATAMGRRLVRTAFLLTGGDAHLAEDLAQDTLGRIYGKWRRVSRMENPAGYAQTVLLRAFLSHRRRRASTEQVTDTFAETAVHDPDPDLRLTLLRALGQLPVQDRAVLVLRFWEDRSAEETAEVLRLSASGVRSRTSRALERLRAVLGDQLDELPRP, from the coding sequence ATGGACCGCACGACGACGAGTACCGCACCGCTGGAGCCACTGGAGTTCCGGGCGTTCGCCACCGCGATGGGGCGCCGACTGGTGCGCACGGCCTTCCTGCTGACGGGCGGTGACGCGCACCTCGCGGAGGACCTCGCGCAGGACACGCTGGGCCGGATCTACGGCAAGTGGCGCCGGGTGTCCCGGATGGAGAACCCGGCGGGGTACGCGCAGACCGTGCTGCTCCGCGCCTTCCTCTCGCACCGCCGGCGCCGTGCCAGCACCGAGCAGGTCACCGACACCTTCGCCGAGACGGCCGTCCACGACCCCGACCCGGACCTGCGCCTGACCCTGCTCCGCGCGCTCGGCCAACTGCCCGTCCAGGACCGCGCCGTCCTGGTCCTACGGTTCTGGGAGGACCGCAGCGCCGAGGAGACCGCCGAGGTGCTGCGGCTCAGCGCCAGCGGAGTGCGCTCGCGCACCAGCCGGGCGCTGGAGCGGCTGCGCGCCGTGCTCGGTGACCAGCTCGACGAACTGCCGCGTCCCTGA
- a CDS encoding MOSC domain-containing protein — MARIVELTSYPVKGCAGLTTRDAEVTAAGLRHDRAFMVVDGDGVFRSQRRDPRLALIRPRLDADGTRLTLSAPTGGSVVVPVDSSSPRRPVELFGAPFTGIDQGEEAAAWLSAFLGVPSRLVRVPPEHGRVTDGLVPGTSGYADSCAVHLLSLSSLAELDARLAAGGGAAVPVGRFRPNIVVDGWDEPHTEDLARTLTLGSVELAYAKLAIRCSVTLVDQHSGRRRGPEPIRTLAGYRRADAGGVAFGVKLAVVRPGRLSVGDEVSVHAWGRSELRAAAPVR, encoded by the coding sequence GTGGCCAGGATCGTCGAACTCACCTCTTACCCGGTCAAGGGCTGCGCGGGCCTGACGACCCGTGACGCCGAGGTGACCGCCGCCGGGCTGCGCCACGACCGCGCGTTCATGGTCGTCGACGGCGACGGGGTGTTCCGCAGTCAGCGACGCGATCCCCGGCTGGCCCTGATCCGCCCTCGGCTCGATGCGGACGGGACGCGGCTGACGCTCTCCGCGCCCACCGGCGGCTCGGTCGTCGTCCCGGTGGACTCCTCGTCCCCGCGCCGGCCGGTGGAGCTGTTCGGGGCGCCGTTCACCGGCATCGACCAGGGCGAGGAGGCGGCCGCCTGGCTCTCCGCCTTCCTCGGCGTGCCGAGCCGACTGGTCCGGGTGCCGCCCGAGCACGGCCGGGTGACCGACGGGCTCGTGCCCGGCACCTCCGGCTACGCCGACAGCTGCGCGGTGCACCTGCTCTCGCTCTCCTCCCTGGCCGAGCTGGACGCCCGGCTCGCCGCCGGGGGCGGCGCGGCCGTGCCGGTCGGCCGGTTCCGCCCCAACATCGTGGTGGACGGCTGGGACGAGCCGCACACCGAGGACCTCGCGCGCACCCTCACCCTGGGCTCGGTCGAGCTGGCCTACGCCAAGCTCGCCATCCGCTGCTCCGTCACCCTGGTCGACCAGCACTCCGGGCGCAGGCGCGGCCCCGAACCGATCCGCACCCTGGCCGGCTACCGGCGGGCCGACGCCGGCGGCGTCGCCTTCGGCGTCAAGCTCGCCGTGGTCCGGCCGGGCCGGCTGTCGGTGGGTGACGAGGTGTCGGTGCACGCGTGGGGCCGGTCGGAGCTGCGGGCCGCCGCGCCGGTGCGCTGA
- a CDS encoding AfsR/SARP family transcriptional regulator, whose amino-acid sequence MGESTAESGGPRQPAAPTRFGFALLGPLAVLDPDGRAVPLRSAKARTMLAALLLSANRVLTRERLTAELWGERVPATAGASLNNLAMRLRRLLEEQTAARLDTAPGGYLLRVAPGELDVDEQAARLDLARQAWARQDWPAVSSHSAAAAALWRGEPLADLAADGVRAAARQLTEAHLQALEWHAEAELRLGNHAALLPELSSRTAQFPLHEVFHGHLILALQRSGRQAEALLAFERVRGALAEELGADPGQALRELHQALLTGDPALLRVGQESAAPTGEGAAGAEETGQAVARPAAGRPTPSQLPADTAEFTGRAEQVKALVELLAPQPEDTGPRIAVVTGMSGIGKTALAVHAARLLHDRFPGGRLFADLHGFGLGTSQDPHDLLGRFLGDLSDAPAGPGVPIPGDTDGRAALLRTLLTGRQVLIVLDNARDAAQVLPLLPGSAGCSVLITSRNVLPDLPGGHRLVLEPLDEAEQREMLAAFCGADRIRAEAGEAARILDACAGLPLALRIVGAKARVRPGWPLRTLAEQLDGGGDRLQALATGSLSVQASFAAGYGMLRDSGDAREREAARVFRLLGRWHGDGLTAEAVAALVDGPVGRTTELLGLLGDVHLVQNPAPGRYRFHDLVGEYAAERLAAEEPAAVAEAALLRLLGWYTAASQAASSTIAPGMAAGPAFTAGPPDRVPHFADAAQALAWCVRELPNLREAIGRAALGPRPDLAWRLALNLFGYATTYWWTGVWDDCLHQALATARAHGDREGRAWVLFRLGVAHRLAYRYQDSLARLLECLPHFESQPDLEARAGVYANLSRAYGGTGRPAEALDYAHRALDLFRRSGSARSEAPLLSGLAAAHRAAGDYPAAEAVCRQVLAICRELGYLTNVAIALEELGDTLRALGRRDEALASLAEALTLRRQVGDTGGAADTLVATGWIHAHFGESAAARACFDEARGVSGTQAPLPSRPAEPVPAPGPQAGPVR is encoded by the coding sequence ATGGGGGAGAGCACAGCCGAAAGCGGCGGTCCGAGACAGCCGGCGGCACCGACGCGGTTCGGCTTCGCCCTGCTCGGGCCCCTCGCGGTCCTCGACCCGGACGGCCGGGCGGTGCCGCTGCGCTCCGCCAAGGCCCGCACCATGCTCGCCGCACTGCTGCTGAGCGCCAACCGCGTGCTCACCCGCGAGCGGCTGACGGCCGAGCTGTGGGGCGAGCGGGTGCCGGCGACCGCCGGGGCCTCGCTCAACAACCTCGCCATGCGGCTGCGCCGTCTGCTGGAGGAGCAGACCGCAGCGCGGCTGGACACCGCCCCCGGGGGCTACCTGCTCCGGGTCGCCCCGGGGGAGCTGGACGTCGACGAGCAGGCCGCCCGGCTCGACCTGGCCCGGCAGGCCTGGGCGCGGCAGGACTGGCCCGCCGTCAGCAGCCACAGCGCCGCAGCCGCGGCCCTGTGGCGGGGCGAGCCGCTGGCCGACCTGGCCGCCGACGGCGTCCGGGCCGCCGCCCGGCAGCTGACGGAGGCTCACCTCCAGGCCCTGGAGTGGCACGCCGAGGCCGAGCTGCGGCTGGGGAACCACGCCGCCCTGCTGCCCGAACTGAGCTCCCGGACGGCGCAGTTCCCGCTGCACGAGGTCTTCCACGGGCACCTGATCCTGGCGCTCCAGCGCAGCGGCCGGCAGGCCGAGGCGCTGCTCGCCTTCGAGCGGGTGCGCGGCGCGCTGGCCGAGGAGCTCGGCGCCGATCCGGGCCAGGCCCTGCGTGAGCTGCACCAGGCGCTGCTCACCGGCGATCCGGCGCTGCTGCGAGTCGGCCAGGAGAGCGCCGCGCCGACCGGCGAGGGCGCTGCCGGGGCGGAGGAGACCGGGCAGGCGGTCGCGCGGCCCGCCGCCGGTCGGCCGACCCCGTCCCAACTACCTGCCGATACAGCCGAGTTCACCGGCCGCGCCGAGCAGGTCAAGGCCCTGGTCGAGCTGCTCGCACCCCAGCCGGAGGACACCGGCCCGCGGATCGCCGTCGTCACCGGCATGAGCGGGATCGGGAAGACCGCGCTCGCCGTCCACGCCGCACGCCTGCTGCACGACCGGTTCCCCGGCGGCCGGCTCTTCGCCGACCTGCACGGCTTCGGCCTGGGCACCAGCCAGGACCCGCACGACCTGCTCGGCCGCTTCCTCGGCGACCTCTCCGACGCCCCGGCCGGCCCCGGCGTGCCGATCCCCGGCGACACCGACGGCCGCGCGGCCCTGCTGCGCACCCTGCTGACGGGTCGGCAGGTGCTGATCGTGCTCGACAACGCCCGCGACGCCGCGCAGGTGCTCCCGCTGCTGCCCGGCTCGGCCGGCTGCTCGGTGCTGATCACCAGCCGCAACGTGCTGCCCGACCTGCCCGGCGGGCACCGCCTGGTGCTGGAGCCGCTCGACGAGGCGGAGCAGCGGGAGATGCTCGCCGCGTTCTGCGGCGCCGACCGGATCCGCGCCGAGGCCGGGGAGGCGGCCCGGATCCTGGACGCCTGCGCCGGCCTGCCGCTGGCCCTGCGGATCGTCGGGGCGAAGGCGCGGGTCCGGCCCGGCTGGCCGCTGCGCACGCTGGCGGAGCAACTCGACGGCGGCGGCGACCGGTTGCAGGCGCTCGCGACGGGCAGCCTGTCCGTCCAGGCCTCCTTCGCCGCCGGCTACGGGATGCTGCGCGACAGCGGCGACGCGCGCGAACGCGAGGCGGCGCGGGTGTTCCGGCTGCTCGGCCGCTGGCACGGCGACGGGCTGACCGCCGAGGCGGTCGCCGCCCTGGTCGACGGCCCGGTGGGCCGGACCACCGAACTCCTCGGGCTGCTCGGCGACGTCCACCTGGTGCAGAACCCGGCACCCGGCCGGTACCGGTTCCACGACCTGGTCGGCGAGTACGCGGCCGAGCGGCTGGCCGCGGAGGAGCCGGCGGCCGTCGCCGAGGCGGCCCTGCTGCGGCTGCTCGGCTGGTACACCGCCGCCAGCCAGGCCGCCAGCTCGACGATCGCCCCCGGCATGGCCGCCGGGCCCGCGTTCACCGCCGGCCCGCCCGACCGGGTGCCGCACTTCGCGGACGCCGCCCAGGCGCTCGCCTGGTGCGTGCGGGAGCTGCCCAACCTGCGCGAGGCCATCGGCCGGGCCGCGCTCGGCCCGCGCCCCGACCTGGCCTGGCGGCTGGCGCTCAACCTGTTCGGCTACGCCACCACCTACTGGTGGACCGGCGTCTGGGACGACTGCCTGCACCAGGCGCTGGCCACGGCCCGGGCGCACGGCGATCGCGAAGGCCGGGCCTGGGTGCTGTTCCGGCTCGGCGTGGCGCACCGCCTGGCGTACCGGTACCAGGACAGCCTCGCCCGCCTGCTGGAGTGCCTCCCGCACTTCGAGTCGCAGCCGGACCTGGAGGCCCGGGCGGGCGTCTACGCGAACCTCTCCCGGGCCTACGGCGGAACCGGTCGGCCCGCCGAGGCCCTGGACTACGCCCACCGCGCCCTCGACCTGTTCCGGCGCTCGGGCAGCGCGCGCAGCGAGGCGCCGCTGCTGAGCGGGCTGGCCGCGGCCCACCGGGCCGCCGGCGACTATCCGGCGGCCGAGGCGGTGTGCCGTCAGGTCCTGGCGATCTGCCGCGAGTTGGGCTACCTCACGAACGTCGCCATCGCGCTGGAGGAACTCGGCGACACGCTGCGCGCGCTCGGCCGGCGCGACGAGGCGCTGGCGAGCCTGGCCGAGGCGCTGACGCTGCGCCGACAGGTCGGCGACACCGGCGGAGCGGCCGACACCCTGGTGGCCACCGGGTGGATCCACGCCCACTTCGGCGAGTCCGCGGCGGCCCGGGCCTGCTTCGACGAGGCACGGGGCGTCAGTGGCACGCAGGCCCCGTTGCCGTCGCGGCCGGCGGAACCGGTCCCCGCTCCCGGGCCGCAGGCCGGACCGGTCAGATGA
- a CDS encoding C40 family peptidase, whose amino-acid sequence MATHRRPKQPSRARVVVLTAATAATVTLSVQGAWADPKPSVDDVKSQLDGLNAQAEKATEQYDGAQEKAAALRVSSSQLQDEVARTQAQVDQLQQGLGSVAGQQYMQDGLDPSLQLVFTADPSGFLDRAATQQQADISEAGALKALQQAQRALNQQKQDAATELAELDSTTTALQTAASQVKAKLQQSQTLLNSLTASQRAAVLAAEQQDGGGGAASRGSTRADLSALPQASGQAGSAVSAALSRLGDPYVWGHTGPTTFDCSGLMQWAYEQAGVQLPRTSQEQAGVGMSVPSLAQAQPGDLVIYNAEDGPEGHVGMYLGNGQVVHAPHAGAVVRIMAADAMPIATIRRII is encoded by the coding sequence GTGGCGACCCACCGCCGTCCGAAGCAACCGAGCCGTGCCCGGGTCGTGGTGCTCACCGCGGCCACGGCGGCCACGGTCACCCTCTCGGTGCAGGGCGCGTGGGCCGACCCGAAGCCCTCGGTGGACGACGTCAAGTCGCAGCTGGACGGTCTGAACGCGCAGGCGGAGAAGGCCACCGAGCAGTACGACGGCGCCCAGGAGAAGGCGGCGGCGCTGCGCGTGAGCTCCTCGCAGCTCCAGGACGAGGTGGCCCGCACCCAGGCCCAGGTCGACCAGTTGCAGCAGGGGCTCGGCTCGGTGGCCGGTCAGCAGTACATGCAGGACGGGCTCGACCCGTCCCTGCAGCTGGTGTTCACCGCCGACCCGTCCGGCTTCCTCGACCGGGCCGCCACCCAGCAGCAGGCGGACATCAGCGAGGCCGGCGCCCTGAAGGCCCTCCAGCAGGCCCAGCGCGCGCTCAACCAGCAGAAGCAGGACGCCGCCACCGAGCTCGCCGAGCTGGACTCCACCACGACCGCACTGCAGACCGCGGCGAGCCAGGTGAAGGCCAAGCTCCAGCAGTCGCAGACGCTGCTCAACTCGCTCACCGCGAGCCAGCGGGCGGCGGTGCTGGCGGCCGAGCAGCAGGACGGCGGCGGCGGCGCGGCCTCGCGCGGCAGCACCCGGGCCGACCTCTCCGCCCTGCCGCAGGCCTCCGGCCAGGCAGGGTCCGCAGTGAGTGCCGCGCTCAGCCGGCTCGGCGACCCGTACGTCTGGGGCCACACCGGTCCGACCACCTTCGACTGCTCCGGCCTGATGCAGTGGGCTTACGAGCAGGCCGGCGTGCAGCTGCCGCGCACCTCCCAGGAGCAGGCCGGGGTGGGCATGTCGGTGCCGAGCCTGGCCCAGGCCCAGCCCGGCGACCTGGTGATCTACAACGCCGAGGACGGCCCCGAGGGCCACGTGGGCATGTACCTCGGCAACGGCCAGGTGGTGCACGCGCCGCACGCCGGCGCCGTGGTGCGGATCATGGCGGCCGACGCGATGCCGATCGCCACCATCCGCCGGATCATCTGA
- a CDS encoding amidohydrolase family protein, whose amino-acid sequence MNDHPDATDATDETYASSTHDVTAEAAAIRRFWGGLGLPGLIDVHTHFMPERVLRKVWAYFDAQGSLTGGTAWPITYRHQEEERRAVLELFGVRAFTAMLYPHKPGMACWLNGWAAEFAARTPGCLHTATLYPEPGVEEYVREAVEAGARVFKAHVQVGAYDPADELLRPAWGLLAEAGVPVVIHCGSGPAPGKHTGPDPIARVLARHPGLRLIVAHLGMPEYEEFLDLAERHPELRLDTTMAFTDFSEGFMPFPARALPRLAALGDRVLLGSDFPNIPYPYLHQLQALERLDLGADWLRAVCHDNAARLFGL is encoded by the coding sequence ATGAACGATCACCCTGACGCCACCGACGCCACCGACGAGACGTACGCGAGCAGCACCCACGACGTGACCGCCGAGGCCGCCGCGATCCGCCGGTTCTGGGGCGGGCTCGGTCTCCCCGGGCTGATCGACGTCCACACCCACTTCATGCCCGAGCGGGTGCTGCGCAAGGTCTGGGCCTACTTCGACGCCCAGGGCTCGCTCACCGGCGGCACGGCCTGGCCGATCACCTACCGGCACCAGGAGGAGGAGCGGCGCGCCGTCCTGGAGCTGTTCGGCGTGCGGGCGTTCACCGCGATGCTCTACCCGCACAAGCCCGGCATGGCCTGCTGGCTGAACGGCTGGGCGGCCGAGTTCGCCGCCCGCACCCCCGGCTGCCTGCACACCGCCACGCTCTACCCCGAGCCCGGGGTCGAGGAGTACGTGCGCGAGGCCGTCGAGGCGGGCGCCCGGGTCTTCAAGGCGCACGTGCAGGTGGGCGCCTACGACCCGGCCGACGAACTGCTCCGGCCCGCCTGGGGCCTGCTCGCCGAGGCGGGCGTCCCGGTGGTGATCCACTGCGGGTCCGGGCCGGCCCCGGGCAAGCACACCGGCCCGGACCCGATCGCGCGGGTGCTGGCCCGCCACCCCGGGCTGCGGCTGATCGTGGCCCACCTGGGGATGCCCGAGTACGAGGAGTTCCTCGACCTGGCCGAGCGCCACCCGGAGCTGCGCCTGGACACCACCATGGCCTTCACCGACTTCAGCGAGGGCTTCATGCCCTTCCCCGCCCGCGCCCTGCCCCGGCTGGCCGCGCTCGGCGACCGGGTGCTGCTGGGCTCGGACTTCCCCAACATCCCCTACCCCTACCTGCACCAGCTCCAGGCGCTGGAACGCCTCGACCTCGGCGCCGACTGGCTGCGGGCGGTCTGCCACGACAACGCGGCGCGCCTGTTCGGGCTCTGA
- a CDS encoding threonine/serine ThrE exporter family protein, whose amino-acid sequence MSDNEQPGPRAGSDRRAPRSRGARHRIPAPAPAREQARPTAEAVPVSSGEGADGGAWSDRVLPLLRTPSTARPPAPDGSGSDRPEPADAAAVLDLALLVGELMLASGEAAEDVEAAMLAVTRAYRVGPCVPQVMFTRVAICYQPGTAEPPLTAECSVRRPAADYGRLTALFRLVTEITAGGIGLDDAQRRLAAVRRRGRRYPGWVQAVACALLAGAATLLVGGRADVRAWLVFGSAVLAALAGDRLAALVARHDLPEFYRFVVAAAPAAVIGILLSFNGLHLRGSVVITGGLYALLPGWPMVAATQDGLAGFYLTAAARLLESMYLMIAVVIGVMAVLYVGVNNGADLAAGDLPARASDPPLQLTAAVLLTLGWAVLLNTDPGALPAVLLNSAAAWTTYGVVVRAGGEPIMATGLAAVLVGLSGQLMARVRGSSTLPHITAALGPLLPGSVLYFGLLAFVRGRSDAGLRGVGCASAIAMALAIGVNLGREVARLFLPAPGVAAPVPEPRRGRHRR is encoded by the coding sequence ATGTCCGACAACGAGCAGCCCGGCCCGCGCGCCGGTTCCGACCGGCGGGCGCCCCGCTCCCGGGGCGCACGGCACCGGATCCCGGCCCCCGCCCCGGCCCGCGAACAGGCCCGCCCGACCGCCGAGGCCGTGCCGGTCTCCTCGGGGGAGGGCGCGGACGGCGGCGCCTGGTCCGACCGCGTGCTGCCGCTGCTGCGCACCCCGAGCACCGCCCGCCCGCCGGCCCCCGACGGCTCCGGGTCGGACCGGCCGGAGCCGGCCGACGCCGCGGCCGTGCTCGACCTCGCCCTGCTGGTCGGCGAGTTGATGCTGGCCAGCGGCGAGGCGGCGGAGGACGTCGAGGCGGCCATGCTGGCCGTCACCCGCGCCTACCGGGTCGGCCCGTGCGTGCCGCAGGTGATGTTCACCCGGGTGGCGATCTGCTACCAGCCGGGCACCGCCGAGCCGCCGCTCACGGCCGAGTGCTCGGTGCGCCGCCCGGCCGCCGACTACGGCCGGCTCACCGCGCTCTTCCGGCTGGTCACCGAGATCACCGCGGGCGGCATCGGCCTGGACGACGCCCAGCGCCGGCTGGCCGCGGTGCGCCGGCGCGGCCGCCGCTACCCGGGCTGGGTCCAGGCGGTCGCCTGCGCCCTGCTGGCCGGGGCCGCGACCCTGCTGGTCGGCGGGCGGGCCGATGTCCGGGCCTGGCTGGTCTTCGGCAGCGCCGTGCTCGCGGCGCTGGCCGGCGACCGGCTCGCGGCGCTGGTGGCCCGGCACGACCTGCCCGAGTTCTACCGCTTCGTGGTGGCCGCGGCCCCGGCCGCCGTGATCGGCATCCTGCTCTCCTTCAACGGCCTGCACCTGCGCGGCTCGGTGGTGATCACCGGCGGGCTGTACGCGCTGCTGCCCGGCTGGCCGATGGTGGCGGCGACCCAGGACGGCCTGGCCGGCTTCTACCTCACCGCCGCCGCCCGGCTGCTCGAATCGATGTACCTGATGATCGCCGTGGTGATCGGCGTGATGGCGGTGCTCTACGTCGGCGTCAACAACGGCGCCGACCTGGCGGCCGGGGACCTGCCGGCCCGGGCCTCCGACCCGCCGCTGCAGCTCACCGCCGCCGTGCTGCTCACCCTGGGGTGGGCGGTGCTGCTGAACACCGACCCGGGCGCGCTGCCCGCCGTCCTGCTGAACAGCGCCGCCGCCTGGACCACCTACGGGGTGGTGGTCCGGGCGGGCGGGGAGCCGATCATGGCCACCGGTCTGGCCGCCGTGCTGGTCGGCCTGTCGGGCCAGTTGATGGCCCGGGTCCGGGGCAGCTCCACGCTGCCGCACATCACGGCGGCGCTCGGCCCGCTGCTGCCCGGCTCGGTGCTCTACTTCGGGCTGCTGGCCTTCGTCCGCGGCCGCTCCGACGCGGGGCTGCGCGGCGTGGGCTGCGCCTCGGCGATCGCGATGGCGCTGGCGATCGGCGTCAACCTCGGCCGCGAGGTGGCCCGGCTCTTCCTGCCCGCGCCGGGCGTGGCCGCGCCGGTGCCCGAGCCCCGGCGGGGGCGGCACCGGCGCTGA
- a CDS encoding fatty acid desaturase family protein encodes MPTPQRTTTRPAPSDPAAAGSDFARLSRRIAAAGLLDRRPGYYAVRSGLVLAAYAGGWWGVLALGDSWWQLALAAALSVVFVQVALLSHDLAHRQVFGKRLPSEIGGRIAANLLMGMSYGWWMAKHTRHHANPNHEERDPDVAPDIVVWSQRQARQADGVARFIGARLAFLFVPLLLLEGLNLSYNSFRALRGPAVKRPWLEGALLVAHFAGYFGLVFAAMPAGKAVAFLAVHQALLGLYLGCVFAPNHKGMLMVTPEMKLDFLRRQVLTSRNVRSNLLTDSLMGGLNYQIEHHLFPNMPTPALGRAARITREFCAEQGIPYYQTGLLRSYREIFGHLHRTGEPLRADH; translated from the coding sequence ATGCCCACACCACAGCGGACCACCACCCGCCCCGCCCCCTCGGACCCGGCCGCCGCCGGCAGCGACTTCGCCCGGCTCAGCCGCCGGATCGCCGCCGCCGGGCTGCTGGACCGGCGGCCCGGCTACTACGCCGTCCGATCCGGCCTGGTGCTCGCGGCCTACGCCGGCGGCTGGTGGGGCGTGCTCGCGCTCGGCGACAGCTGGTGGCAGCTCGCGCTGGCGGCGGCGCTGTCCGTCGTCTTCGTCCAGGTCGCCCTGCTCTCCCACGACCTGGCGCACCGCCAGGTGTTCGGCAAGCGGCTGCCGAGCGAGATCGGCGGGCGGATCGCGGCGAACCTGCTGATGGGCATGAGCTACGGCTGGTGGATGGCCAAGCACACCCGCCACCACGCCAACCCGAACCACGAGGAGCGGGACCCGGACGTCGCGCCGGACATCGTGGTGTGGTCGCAGCGCCAGGCCCGGCAGGCCGACGGGGTGGCCCGGTTCATCGGGGCGCGGCTGGCCTTCCTGTTCGTGCCGCTGCTCCTGCTGGAGGGGCTGAACCTCAGCTACAACAGCTTCCGCGCGCTGCGCGGCCCCGCGGTGAAGCGGCCGTGGCTGGAGGGGGCGCTGCTGGTCGCGCACTTCGCCGGGTACTTCGGGCTGGTCTTCGCCGCGATGCCGGCCGGCAAGGCGGTGGCCTTCCTCGCCGTGCACCAGGCGCTGCTGGGGCTCTACCTGGGCTGCGTCTTCGCCCCGAACCACAAGGGCATGCTGATGGTGACGCCGGAGATGAAGCTCGACTTCCTGCGCCGGCAGGTGCTCACCTCGCGCAACGTGCGCAGCAACCTGCTGACCGACAGCCTGATGGGCGGCCTCAACTACCAGATCGAGCACCACCTGTTCCCGAACATGCCGACCCCCGCGCTCGGCCGCGCCGCCCGGATCACCCGCGAGTTCTGCGCCGAGCAGGGCATCCCCTACTACCAGACCGGCCTGCTGCGCTCCTACCGCGAGATCTTCGGCCACCTGCACCGCACCGGCGAGCCGCTGCGCGCCGACCACTGA